The Marinomonas profundi DNA segment CTTTCGCTCCGCCTCTCGTGTTCCTATCTTCAACTTGCATCTTGCCCATTTAATCAACCTTGATTGAAAAACAGACCAGATACGATAACTGAAGTGTCGGTACCAAAACTTGCCATAGTAGTGTATCCACCCTCTTAACGAGGCATTGTACCTCTGCGCAAGCTCTTTCAATGTCGCTCCAGATGATCGATGTATTCGCCACGAAGTAATCGTTTTCGTGATTCGCTTCATGGCGGTCATTGAGGCACCCGCTGCACATTTTCTAAACAAACAACCGTCTTTTCTCCTAAGCGTTCTAACCTTAAAGTCATAGCCTAGGAACGTGAAGACTTTCTTTACGTTATGGCGTGGAAATGTATCTATATAGACCACATTCGATTTGGCCTCATTGATACTCAATCCCACTTCTTCCATTCGTCGTTGGATCGCTTCCTTTAGATTCACCGCCTCTGACATTCGACTACAGTGACATACAATGTCGTCTGCGTACCGTTCAAACGGCACATAACGCCAATGTTTGTCCATCCATCGATCAAAAGCATAGTGAAGAAATAAATTCGCCAAAATGGGCGAGATAACGCCGCCTTGCGGCGTACCACGCGCTCTCTTTGTTAGGGTATCAGCCTTGCTTGAGTCCGTCATGGGGGCTTCCATCCACCTACGACAGTACAATATTACCCAACGAGGCATATCATGGTGTTCTAACGCTTTCACCACCAAATCATGGTCAACATGATCAAAGAAGGCCTTGATATCTATCTCTAATACCCAACTTTTAAAACGACAGTTACGCTCACATTGCGTTAAAGCCATATGCGCTGATCTATTGGGACGATAACCAAATGAACTATTATGAAATAGCTTATCTAGTCGCGTTTCCAGATAGATCTTGACTGCCCCTTGCGCGATACGATCACTAATTGTTGGAATACCCAGTATTCTGTCTGAACCATCCGCTTTAGGAATTCGCTTTTCACGAACCGGTGGCGGCAGGTAACTGCCAGAACACAAACGGTTCCATATCTTGTAAAGATTACGGTCTCTGTTGTTATCAAATTGCTTCATTGTTTGGCCATCGCAGCCCGGCGCACCTTTATTGCGTTTGACCGATTTATACGATTGCCACACGAGAGACTTAGGAATCTCAAATGCTTTGCCTTGCATTAAAACGTCATCCTCTTAAAAAAAGTTGTGTTCTAACCAATTCGGCGACCCAGACCCCTTCGCTCCAGCACCATTACAGCGCATTCGACACTACTACGAGCCTGTCCGTCCCTACTGCACGATACGTGCTAGCAGTAGGTTCTCACGTTCCCTAAGCTGGCCTGTCTGGAAGTCCCGCTGCCTTAACACCGGATGCCATGTAGTCAGTAATCAGGTATCCTCTACACTTATCAGGGGGTGGCTGTACAACCCCTTTTTGACATCACCTAAGATTTCGATGCTTCTTCGAACAGTTCACTTTCGTTCGACTCTTCCAGACTTACTTGACGGTAGTATTTCCGCCTTTTCCTGAATCGCTCACTACCGAAGACCTTAGCCAACAGCAGCATCAGGTAGTTTGATCAGTGCGCCTGAACGCCCTGACCGGAGGGCCTTCCTCCATCCAACTTAGAGCATGGATTCATTATGCTGCAATCAGTTCTACTTCATAATGTCTCCTTCGTGACACACAGAGCCAGTTTTTCTTACCCATGGGGATGGGTCTTATCTCTCGCTCTAGGTGGTTGGTGTCCATGGCGACATCGGGATTTTCTAAGAAGACCATGAGTTGGCGTTTGCGCTTTAAGGTGTAGTTTAACGCTTTCATCCAGCTATCGTCTGGTAATAGGTCGGCCCGTTGACTTTGCTCTTCACAGAAGGCAAAAAACTGATTCACTAAGGGCTTGCTGTGTTGCGCTCGATAGTCTTGTTTTTTCTCATCTGACCAACCTTTTTGTTTGATGTGGCTTTCGTGTTGGTACAAGACGGCAATCAGGTTGAGGGCGTGTGTCACGGCCTCGGTTTCTTCTGCTTCGGCTTTCAATAGTTGACGACGCATATGCACCCAACACTGGGCATGAGTGATGTCCGGCGATTTTGCTTCGTAGCTGCTGTAAGCGGCATAGCCATCGGTCAGCAAGGTGCCTTGCCAAACATGGTCCAATAAGTCTTGGATGTGTTTCATGCCACGACTTTGAGAGAAGGTAAACACCACTTCGTCTTTGTCACCATACACCGGCCAAAAATACGCTTGTTTCATTTTGCCGGGTTTATTGCCTACCCCAGGCTGTCGAGTAACCTTTATCGGCGTTTCGTCCATGGCCAGTGTGTTGCTGTCCAGTACACTGATAAGTTGCTCTATCACGATGGGCCGTAGCAGTTCGATCCCTCGTTTGGTGAGATTGGTGAGGGTGGCTCGACTAAGGGTGATGCCAGCGGCACTAAGCTGTTGATGCTGGCGATAGAGCGGTAAGTGGTATAAGAACTTATTGACCAGCAACCCCACGATGAAGCTGACGTCCGCGAGTGAGCTATCAAAAATCACATCGGGCTGTGACGCGGTAATAAGCTGTTTGCTGATTTTGTGCTTCACTACCTGACGTTTGGTAATCACCACTTCATAGGCACTGGTTTTTTGCACGATGCGGCTGACTTCTTTGAAGCCCACTTCTTCGTATTCGTGCGCATTGGGGCCTTGTAGTTCGTCCGCTAGAATCACCTTTTCACGAACGGGTACGGATTCGTCAAAACGCAGTCCGGTGATATTGATTTCATTGCCTTTGCGGGACTTGGGGGCTTTGCCTCGAACACTGGAAGACTCAGATTTAATCGGCACAGATGATGAGGTTTCTTCTACTAACGCGGGGTTAGCTGGCATCGGGCCCACGATATCGGCGAGGGCTTGTTGTTCAGGAGTGAGTAAGCCTCGGCGTTCGCTTTTTGGTCCAAACAACTCACGTTTTAGCATCCACACTTCGGCTTCATATTGGCGGATTCTTGAGGACATGGCCTCGACTTCAGCGCGCAGTTTTTCGACCTCATTCGTGTGAAGCAAGTCGGTGTGTTCGAAGGGTAAAATAGGTCGGTAAGTCGTGTCATTCATGGGGTTGGATTATACTATCCACCCCCTTAAGATGCGCGTTTGTAGCGCTTAAATTGGCGATATTTTTCAACTTTTATGCCCGCCAACAGATGTTGTAACTCCATGGTGCTTAGAGCGTGTTTAGCCTTTTCTGATGACGCATAGTTGAACTGCCCCTGAGACAGTCGTTTGCACCAAAGGCAGTACCCAGAGGTTTCAAAATAGAGGATTTTCATCTGGGTTTTGCGTCGATTAATGAACACAAAATACCCGGTGAGTGGACTCTCTTTGATCTGTTGTTTGATAAGTCCCAACAGACCAGTATAAGACTTGCGCATATCAGTGGGTTGGGTATAGAGCCAAATTTTGGCATTGGGATCGGGCATAAACATCAGTCACGACTCAGTCGAAGCTCAACACCATCCCCTAGGCGCAGAGTAATGTTCCAGCGCCCAGAACCAGAGAGAGCAGGAACTTGGCTGAGATCGATGAAGTCTGAGTGCATGGAATCTGATGGTTTTTTGGTGCCTGAAAAATGCTGTCGCCATTTGCTAAAACTGGCGTAACTCACCTGATGCTGTTCACAGTATTGAGGAGCTGATAAACCAGACTCGGCTTGATCGCCAATGATTTGTTGCCATTCAGAGGAAGAACGACGAGCATAAGGTTTGGTCATTAGATGAACTCCGTTATGAAATAAAAACGAAGTTCAGTTTAGAGTGTGAATGGATTGGGGTGAATAACGGCGTAGAATGAACGCTTACCATTTAAAATCCGTCAGGAGCAAGCTCCCGAAGTACTAGCGACCTATAAAGCTTGGCTTGAGAAATCGGCTCAACAAGTGCCACCGAAATCTTTATTGGGTAAAGCCATCCAATACAATCTCAATCAATGGGACAAACTTACCGTTTACTTGACCGACTATCGCGTCAACATCGATAACAACCGAGCAGAACGCGCCATCAAACCCTTCGTGATTGGACGCAAAAACTGGCTGTTCTCGAATACGGGTAATGGTGCAAAATCCAGTGCAACGCTTTACAGT contains these protein-coding regions:
- the ltrA gene encoding group II intron reverse transcriptase/maturase; the encoded protein is MQGKAFEIPKSLVWQSYKSVKRNKGAPGCDGQTMKQFDNNRDRNLYKIWNRLCSGSYLPPPVREKRIPKADGSDRILGIPTISDRIAQGAVKIYLETRLDKLFHNSSFGYRPNRSAHMALTQCERNCRFKSWVLEIDIKAFFDHVDHDLVVKALEHHDMPRWVILYCRRWMEAPMTDSSKADTLTKRARGTPQGGVISPILANLFLHYAFDRWMDKHWRYVPFERYADDIVCHCSRMSEAVNLKEAIQRRMEEVGLSINEAKSNVVYIDTFPRHNVKKVFTFLGYDFKVRTLRRKDGCLFRKCAAGASMTAMKRITKTITSWRIHRSSGATLKELAQRYNASLRGWIHYYGKFWYRHFSYRIWSVFQSRLIKWARCKLKIGTREAERKLEQVRKRMPTLFAHWELLRASNVRPRAV
- the tnpC gene encoding IS66 family transposase; the encoded protein is MNDTTYRPILPFEHTDLLHTNEVEKLRAEVEAMSSRIRQYEAEVWMLKRELFGPKSERRGLLTPEQQALADIVGPMPANPALVEETSSSVPIKSESSSVRGKAPKSRKGNEINITGLRFDESVPVREKVILADELQGPNAHEYEEVGFKEVSRIVQKTSAYEVVITKRQVVKHKISKQLITASQPDVIFDSSLADVSFIVGLLVNKFLYHLPLYRQHQQLSAAGITLSRATLTNLTKRGIELLRPIVIEQLISVLDSNTLAMDETPIKVTRQPGVGNKPGKMKQAYFWPVYGDKDEVVFTFSQSRGMKHIQDLLDHVWQGTLLTDGYAAYSSYEAKSPDITHAQCWVHMRRQLLKAEAEETEAVTHALNLIAVLYQHESHIKQKGWSDEKKQDYRAQHSKPLVNQFFAFCEEQSQRADLLPDDSWMKALNYTLKRKRQLMVFLENPDVAMDTNHLEREIRPIPMGKKNWLCVSRRRHYEVELIAA
- the tnpB gene encoding IS66 family insertion sequence element accessory protein TnpB (TnpB, as the term is used for proteins encoded by IS66 family insertion elements, is considered an accessory protein, since TnpC, encoded by a neighboring gene, is a DDE family transposase.) encodes the protein MFMPDPNAKIWLYTQPTDMRKSYTGLLGLIKQQIKESPLTGYFVFINRRKTQMKILYFETSGYCLWCKRLSQGQFNYASSEKAKHALSTMELQHLLAGIKVEKYRQFKRYKRAS
- the tnpA gene encoding IS66 family insertion sequence element accessory protein TnpA, with the protein product MTKPYARRSSSEWQQIIGDQAESGLSAPQYCEQHQVSYASFSKWRQHFSGTKKPSDSMHSDFIDLSQVPALSGSGRWNITLRLGDGVELRLSRD